From Aliarcobacter butzleri, the proteins below share one genomic window:
- a CDS encoding LPS-assembly protein LptD — protein sequence MRKIITSLIITSALLQAQEINNEKFQLIAKDIDSKDKVITAVGDVVIYSPTYYLSADKIIFDQDNETFELFDNVLIIKDNNIQTQSNYAFVDLKNDVSKQYPTFLYENSSNIWVNTKESNKNKELVDLESSIISSCDCEDPVWSIRASSMDYDTEKMWINTYNSRLYVKDVPVFYTPYFGFPTDTTRRTGLLIPTIGYSGGEGFRYSQPIFFAPADNYDFELIPQIRTNRGEGAYGIYRYADSPDSMLKIKTGYFNEKSSYMDEEGLKNSEDYGADLEYTRRNLFATKNEHQDGIYVLARYLNDVQYNNLDDSSYSINTDKKVESKFNYFYNTSDYYAGTYARYYIDTSRDATTKEMVSNNETLQELPQVHLHSYNKELLDTLVYSMDAKYMNYTRPRGLTANVYEFNVPISYTKYFADDFLYLTLENKTIINEYEYGNYKKGFKYLNGSSSYKYEDGTLIQNRSSILLGSDLIKPYNDYLHTMNLSAEYVIPKNLKEDGDLYGITVEKQNDEARYNELSIFPTLKDQKYVNLSLNQSLYDKENLKQFINHKMTQAILYDEIGDARLEDYENYVKINHDYGSISGRVIYNIEDGQVVEDSINNTFRFGYFSFGAGYYQSKKTENIFNDRDDLESYRFNTAYKLAKDYSIRYYENYNIKEKTRNKQGIGLTIDDNCWNLDLSVEKEIFPRSTGDYDAKEQTILYAIITLKPIGGIKQKYELSENGK from the coding sequence ATGCGTAAAATAATCACTTCTTTAATAATCACTTCTGCTTTATTACAAGCACAAGAAATAAACAATGAAAAATTTCAATTAATTGCAAAAGATATTGACTCAAAAGATAAAGTAATAACTGCAGTTGGAGATGTTGTAATATATTCGCCAACTTATTATCTAAGTGCAGATAAAATTATTTTTGATCAAGATAATGAAACATTTGAACTTTTTGACAATGTTTTAATTATAAAAGATAATAATATTCAAACACAAAGTAATTATGCTTTTGTTGACTTAAAAAATGATGTTTCAAAACAATATCCTACTTTTTTATATGAAAATAGTAGTAACATTTGGGTAAATACAAAAGAATCAAATAAAAATAAAGAATTAGTGGATCTTGAAAGTTCAATTATTTCTTCTTGTGATTGTGAAGATCCAGTTTGGAGTATTAGAGCCTCTTCAATGGATTATGATACAGAAAAAATGTGGATAAATACATATAACTCAAGGTTATATGTAAAAGATGTACCAGTATTTTATACACCATATTTTGGATTTCCTACAGATACAACAAGAAGAACAGGGTTATTGATTCCAACTATAGGTTATTCTGGAGGTGAAGGATTTAGATATTCTCAACCTATCTTTTTTGCTCCAGCAGATAATTATGATTTTGAATTAATCCCTCAAATTAGAACAAATAGAGGAGAAGGTGCTTATGGTATTTATAGATATGCCGATTCTCCTGATTCAATGCTAAAAATTAAGACTGGATATTTTAATGAGAAATCAAGTTATATGGATGAAGAAGGTTTAAAAAATAGTGAAGACTATGGTGCAGACTTAGAATATACAAGAAGAAATCTTTTTGCAACTAAAAATGAGCATCAAGATGGAATTTACGTTTTAGCAAGATACTTAAATGATGTACAATACAACAATCTTGATGATTCTTCTTATTCTATAAATACAGATAAAAAAGTTGAATCAAAATTTAACTATTTTTATAATACTTCAGATTATTATGCTGGGACTTATGCAAGATATTATATAGATACATCAAGAGATGCTACAACAAAAGAGATGGTTTCAAATAATGAAACTCTTCAAGAATTACCACAAGTTCATCTACACTCTTATAATAAAGAATTATTAGATACTTTAGTTTATTCTATGGATGCTAAATACATGAACTACACAAGACCACGTGGTTTAACTGCAAATGTTTATGAGTTTAATGTTCCTATTAGCTATACAAAATATTTTGCAGATGATTTTTTATACCTTACTTTAGAAAACAAAACTATTATAAATGAGTATGAATATGGTAACTATAAAAAAGGCTTTAAATATCTAAATGGTAGTAGTAGTTACAAATATGAAGATGGAACTTTAATACAAAATAGAAGTTCAATTCTACTTGGAAGTGATTTAATAAAACCATACAATGATTATTTACATACAATGAATTTAAGTGCTGAGTATGTTATTCCAAAAAATCTAAAAGAAGATGGTGATTTATATGGAATAACAGTTGAAAAGCAAAATGATGAAGCTAGATATAATGAATTGAGTATTTTTCCTACATTAAAAGATCAAAAATATGTAAATTTATCATTGAATCAATCTTTATATGACAAAGAAAATTTAAAACAATTCATAAATCACAAAATGACACAAGCTATTTTATATGATGAAATAGGTGATGCAAGACTTGAAGATTATGAAAACTATGTAAAAATAAATCACGATTATGGTTCAATTTCTGGAAGAGTAATTTATAATATTGAAGATGGACAAGTTGTAGAAGATAGTATTAATAATACATTTAGATTTGGTTATTTTTCTTTTGGAGCAGGTTATTATCAATCTAAAAAAACTGAAAATATTTTTAATGATAGAGATGATTTAGAATCTTATCGATTTAATACTGCTTATAAATTAGCAAAAGATTATTCGATAAGATACTACGAAAATTATAATATAAAAGAAAAAACAAGAAATAAACAAGGAATAGGTTTAACTATTGATGATAATTGTTGGAATCTAGATCTTTCAGTTGAAAAAGAGATTTTCCCTAGAAGTACAGGAGATTATGATGCAAAAGAACAAACAATTCTTTATGCAATTATAACTTTAAAACCAATAGGTGGAATTAAACAAAAATATGAATTGTCAGAGAATGGTAAATAA
- a CDS encoding RDD family protein → MQQNSSNLQLASMRSRAFAYIIDDLIITIIVMAIFWDRIMSVSHDSEAMIYLMQTELVTPLFILKIVYQTFFVWYYGATIGKIIVKIRVIDANHWGRVSMFAALLRAVGRVFSEMFFYIGFLIGFFNDGRKTFHDFTGKTLVVNA, encoded by the coding sequence ATGCAACAAAATAGTTCTAACCTTCAACTAGCTTCGATGCGTTCACGTGCATTTGCATATATTATTGATGATTTAATTATCACAATAATTGTAATGGCAATTTTTTGGGATAGAATTATGTCAGTTAGTCATGATTCAGAAGCAATGATATACTTAATGCAAACAGAGTTAGTAACACCTTTATTTATTTTAAAAATTGTTTATCAAACTTTTTTTGTTTGGTATTATGGTGCGACTATAGGTAAAATTATTGTAAAAATTAGAGTAATTGATGCAAACCATTGGGGTAGAGTATCAATGTTTGCAGCTTTGTTGAGAGCAGTTGGAAGAGTTTTTTCAGAAATGTTCTTTTATATAGGTTTTTTAATAGGCTTTTTTAACGATGGGAGAAAAACATTCCATGATTTTACAGGAAAAACGTTGGTAGTAAATGCGTAA